One window from the genome of Sphingomonas lacunae encodes:
- a CDS encoding Rne/Rng family ribonuclease yields MTTRMLIDARHREETRVAVIKGNRIEEFDFESAEHKQLKGNIYLAKVTRVEPSLQAAFVEYGGNRHGFLAFSEIHPDYYQIPKEDREALLREEAEHAAAEAAMRAEDEVESLEGEIEDIQPPAPLDEDGYADEDEDQDHSADHEDGHDDGEESREDGDDEGARSGDGRGRERGRRGRRRGGRSDRERSDRDEAVDFRRSLHRRYKIQDVIRRRQVLLVQVVKEERGSKGAALTTYLSLAGRYCVLMPNSSHGGGISRKISNGADRKRLKTIIDELGLPPSMGCIVRTAGLERTKTEIKRDFDYLARLWDEIRERTLKSAAPALIHSDSDLIKRAIRDIYNSGIEEVSVEGDEGYRAAKDFMKLLMPSHARRVKQYADPVPLFQRYGVEDQLGAMYQPVVPLKSGGYLVINPTEALVSIDINSGRSTREHNIEQTAVSTNLEAAYEIARQLRLRDMAGLVVIDFIDMEVGGNVRKVERAMRDALKNDRARIQVGRISGFGLMEMSRQRLRTGVLEASTRACPHCEGTGLVRTASSAGLSALRLLEEEAARGRGSRLVLRASQEAAFYVLNNKRAELSEIEQRYGVSIEVQSDGQTEGARMTVDVSGPPPANLPRFAPIIDEDEEEDLPLDADDEGDGDGEEQRESRGERERGEGREGSRRRRGRRRRGRRDAEGREGEPQRERDAEQDEDREAGEVDEADQAASGEAGDERPARDEGEGGRRRRRGRRGGRGRRGDRGEDRGETVLAEAGEEVDQQTAADMVEPVADAEPATDEVPAAKPKRASRSRKKVTEPVAEAAVEEQAEASEAVSSESTDVADAAPAKPKRASRSRKKAEPEAVAEASAPVEVDADAPIAEAPVKPKRASRSRKAAAADVAAEASLSAEIAASDTVTAADSGASEMVSIETVAPSAEDGKNEASEGGERRRGWWQRTFGS; encoded by the coding sequence ATGACAACGCGCATGTTGATCGACGCGCGGCACCGGGAAGAGACCCGTGTCGCCGTCATCAAGGGAAACCGAATCGAGGAATTTGATTTCGAGTCCGCAGAGCACAAGCAGCTCAAGGGCAATATTTATCTGGCCAAGGTGACGAGGGTCGAGCCTTCTCTGCAGGCGGCGTTCGTCGAATATGGCGGCAACCGCCATGGCTTTCTGGCCTTCAGCGAAATCCACCCCGACTATTACCAGATTCCCAAGGAGGACCGTGAGGCCCTGTTGAGGGAAGAGGCTGAACATGCGGCTGCCGAGGCTGCGATGCGGGCCGAGGATGAAGTTGAATCGCTTGAGGGCGAAATTGAGGACATCCAGCCGCCGGCGCCGCTCGATGAAGACGGCTATGCCGATGAGGACGAAGATCAGGACCATTCAGCTGACCATGAGGATGGTCATGATGATGGCGAGGAATCGCGTGAGGACGGCGATGATGAGGGCGCCCGTTCCGGCGACGGCCGTGGCCGTGAGCGGGGTCGTCGTGGCCGCCGTCGTGGCGGGCGCAGTGATCGTGAACGCAGCGACCGTGACGAAGCTGTCGATTTCCGCCGGTCATTGCATCGCCGTTACAAAATTCAGGACGTCATCCGCCGTCGGCAGGTGCTGCTGGTCCAGGTGGTCAAGGAAGAGCGCGGGTCCAAGGGTGCGGCTCTGACCACCTATCTGAGCCTGGCCGGCCGCTATTGCGTCTTGATGCCGAATTCGAGCCATGGCGGCGGCATCAGCCGCAAGATTTCCAATGGCGCCGATCGCAAGCGACTCAAGACAATCATCGACGAGCTTGGCTTGCCGCCGTCGATGGGCTGCATTGTCCGTACTGCTGGCCTTGAACGCACGAAGACCGAGATCAAGCGCGATTTCGACTATCTCGCCCGGCTGTGGGACGAGATACGCGAGCGCACGCTCAAAAGTGCAGCCCCCGCCCTGATCCATTCTGACAGTGACCTGATCAAGCGCGCGATCCGCGACATTTACAATAGCGGCATCGAGGAAGTGTCGGTCGAGGGCGATGAAGGCTATCGCGCGGCCAAGGATTTCATGAAGTTGCTGATGCCGAGCCATGCACGGCGGGTGAAGCAATATGCCGACCCGGTGCCGCTGTTCCAGCGATATGGCGTCGAGGATCAGCTTGGTGCCATGTATCAGCCAGTCGTGCCGCTGAAGTCCGGTGGCTATCTGGTTATCAACCCGACCGAGGCGCTGGTGTCGATCGACATCAACTCGGGGCGGTCGACGCGCGAGCACAATATCGAGCAGACAGCGGTCAGCACCAACCTGGAAGCGGCCTATGAGATAGCGCGCCAGCTGCGCTTGCGCGACATGGCCGGTCTGGTGGTCATCGACTTCATCGACATGGAAGTCGGCGGGAACGTCCGCAAAGTCGAACGGGCGATGCGCGATGCACTGAAGAACGACCGTGCCCGCATCCAGGTGGGTCGCATTTCCGGCTTTGGCCTGATGGAAATGAGCCGCCAGCGGCTGCGCACCGGTGTTCTGGAAGCATCGACGCGTGCCTGCCCACATTGCGAGGGCACGGGCCTGGTCCGCACGGCTTCGTCCGCCGGTCTGTCGGCTTTGCGCCTGCTGGAGGAAGAGGCAGCGCGGGGTCGCGGCTCGCGTCTTGTGCTGCGCGCCAGCCAGGAAGCGGCCTTTTATGTGCTGAACAACAAGCGGGCCGAACTGTCCGAAATTGAGCAGCGTTATGGCGTGAGCATCGAGGTCCAGTCCGATGGCCAGACTGAAGGGGCGCGGATGACGGTGGACGTCAGCGGGCCGCCGCCTGCCAATTTGCCACGATTTGCCCCGATCATCGATGAGGATGAAGAGGAAGACCTGCCCCTCGACGCCGATGATGAGGGTGATGGCGATGGCGAGGAGCAGCGCGAATCACGTGGTGAGCGTGAGCGGGGCGAGGGTCGCGAAGGCAGTCGCCGTCGCCGCGGTCGTCGTCGGCGCGGTCGCCGGGATGCCGAAGGCCGCGAGGGTGAACCCCAGCGTGAGCGTGATGCCGAGCAGGATGAGGATCGCGAAGCGGGTGAAGTCGATGAGGCCGATCAGGCCGCATCGGGTGAGGCCGGTGACGAGCGGCCAGCGCGCGATGAAGGTGAAGGCGGCCGTCGCCGCCGTCGCGGACGCCGCGGCGGGCGTGGACGTCGCGGTGACCGGGGCGAAGACCGCGGTGAGACCGTGCTCGCCGAAGCAGGGGAAGAGGTTGACCAGCAGACAGCAGCTGACATGGTGGAGCCGGTTGCCGATGCCGAACCCGCGACGGACGAAGTCCCCGCCGCCAAGCCAAAGCGCGCATCGCGCAGCCGCAAGAAGGTGACCGAACCGGTCGCCGAGGCAGCTGTTGAGGAACAGGCTGAAGCCAGCGAAGCGGTGAGCAGCGAATCGACCGACGTTGCCGACGCCGCACCCGCCAAGCCCAAGCGAGCGAGCCGCAGCCGCAAGAAGGCGGAACCGGAAGCGGTTGCCGAGGCAAGCGCACCGGTCGAGGTCGACGCGGATGCTCCGATCGCCGAGGCGCCGGTCAAGCCCAAGCGGGCAAGCCGCAGCCGCAAGGCCGCAGCAGCCGATGTGGCCGCCGAGGCAAGCCTTTCCGCCGAGATCGCTGCAAGCGATACCGTTACGGCAGCCGATAGTGGAGCGAGTGAGATGGTTTCAATTGAAACTGTTGCGCCATCGGCGGAAGATGGCAAGAATGAGGCTTCCGAGGGCGGCGAGCGCCGCCGCGGTTGGTGGCAGCGAACCTTTGGTTCCTGA